In the genome of Pseudomonas fluorescens, the window TCGGCGTAAGGAGGCGTGCTCATACAATGTCCCATAGTTCGCGGATGTCGCGCCCGGCGATGCGGATCATCATCAGGCTCAACGCAGCCAAGGCAAACAAGCCGATGCCGGGCAACACATCGAGCAGTCCGGCGAGCTTGATCACCGCGACCATGGCACCCAGCAGGCAGACTTCGAGCATGCTCCAGGGCCTCAGTGTTTCCAGCCAGCGCATGCAGAATTTGAATCCGGGCGAGCGTTGCCGGGCGAGGGCGAAGCCCAGCACCCAGATCAGCAGCAGCAACTGGAAAATCGGCGCGATGATCATGGCGATTGCCGCCACCATGGCGATGAAGGTGATAGGTCCCAGGCTCAGGGCCAGCACCGAGTCCCAGAGCGTTGCGCTGTTCTTCACGCCTTTGAGGTTGATGCTCATCACCGGATAGAAATTGGCGAATATCCAGAGCATCAACGCGGTGAAGGTCAACGCAAGACGCTGTTCCACCGTGAGGCCGTTATAGCGCTGAAGCACGCCGCCACAGCGCGTACACAGGGTTTTTTGATGTTTGGCGAGCGTTAC includes:
- a CDS encoding paraquat-inducible protein A, which gives rise to MATTDQLIICEHCDSVYQKVTLAKHQKTLCTRCGGVLQRYNGLTVEQRLALTFTALMLWIFANFYPVMSINLKGVKNSATLWDSVLALSLGPITFIAMVAAIAMIIAPIFQLLLLIWVLGFALARQRSPGFKFCMRWLETLRPWSMLEVCLLGAMVAVIKLAGLLDVLPGIGLFALAALSLMMIRIAGRDIRELWDIV